The DNA segment CCCGTCATCGCGGCGGCCTGCACGGTGACCAGGGTCTCCGCCGGGGTGGTGCGCGGCAGCGCGCCCGGCGGCGCCTCGGGGGCGTCGGACTCCTTCCGGACGTGGGCGACCGTGGCGGCCGTGTCACCGGCCCGGATCGCCCGGACCGCCGCACCGAGCAGGGTGGCGTCCGGCACGGGCGGCCCCTCGGGCACGGGGGCGGGCGCCGACCGGGGCGGGGTGCGGCGCGCACCGGCGCGGGTGATCAGGACGTCCCCGTCGGCGGACTCCGCGGCGGGCGCGTACCCCATCTCGCGCAGCCCGTCCAGGAGCGACGCGGGGTCGGCCGCGGCCGCGAGCACGGTCGGCGCGATCCGCCGCAACCGCAGCGCGGCGGCCCGCTTGTCGGCCAGGATCTCGCCGAGCACCGTCTCGTCGTCGCAGCGCACGTACGAGGAAGCGGCCCCGATCCGCAGGCGCCCGTGGCGGCGGGCCACGTCGTCGATGAGATAGCTGAGCGGCTGCGGCACCGGCGTACGGCTGTGCGTGGCCAGGAAGGCGTGCAGGTCGCCTGCGGTCTTCCCGGCGTCCAGGGCGCGGCGGACCGAGCCGGGTGTGAAGCGGTACACCGTGGCCCCGCCCTTGGACTCGACGTCCGCGAGGGTGCCCAGCAGGTCGGCGAGCGGGCGCTCCAGCGGGCCCGGCGCCACGGCGGTCAGGTCGGCCTGGAGCAGTACGTGGTCCAGGGGCTCGGGCAGCAGCGGGGCGAGCAGGGCGGCGGCCTTCGCGGGCCCGGCGGTGAGCAGGGCGCGGGTGTGCGAGGCGAGGGCGCCGCGGCCGGTGATGCCGAGGACTTCCGCGTCGTTGAGCGTCCACAGGGCGATCCGGGACCGCAGGTCCATGCCGTCCCCGGCGGCGGCCCCGCGCAGCGGGCGTTCCCAGCGGAGCCGGGCGAGGACGGACTCCGGGTCGGGCGCGGTGCCGTCCGGCAGCGCGTCGAGGAGGGCCAGGACCCGCCCGCGCACCTCGGGCGCGGCGGAGCGGTCCAGGTCGGGGCCGAGGGCGGACAGCGCCCGCCCCTTCGCGTCCTGGCCGCCGACCAGACCGGCCGTGCGGGTCGCGGCGAGCCAGGCGGTGGCGAGGGCGGTCCAGCGCTCCTGGGCGGGCAGGTCCAGCCATTCGTCGGACGCGGGCGTCGGCGCGTACCGCTCGTCCGCCTCGCCGTCCGAGGCCAAAAGTCCGGCGCCGTACGCCAGTTCGGCCCAGAACGCGGCGAGGGGTTCGCTGACGTCCAGCGCGGCGGCGGTCCTGCGCAGCTCGCGGACGCTGAGCCCGCCCGCGCGCAGGACGGGCGGCCCGCCGCCGTTCCACAGCTTCAGCAGCTCCTCGACGGTGGACACGGCGAGGAACGCCTGCCCGGCCGCCGCGCTGTCCACAGCCTGTGGATCGCGTTCGGCGACGGCGGTCACGGCCGGCGGCCCGGGCTCGGGCACCCGGTGGGCGCGCCCGGCCCGCAGATGCAGCGCGGCCTCGCGGGGCAGGACGACGGTCCGGGTCGACACCGGCAGCAGCAGCCCCCGGTCGCGCAGCCACCGCACCGGCGGCGTCGGGTTCGGCGTGACCTCCCCGTACGGCGGCCCCCACACCAGCCGGTCGAGCACCGCCAGGGCCTCCATGGGGGCGGTGTCCAGCAGCTCGCCCATCCGGGCGCGGTCGGTGAACAGCGAGGTCAGGGCGGTCACCGCGGACACCGGGTCGTGCGTGGCGGGCAGTCCGGCGGCGGCCAGGATCTCCTGGAGCCGGCCCGGCGACATGCCCGCGGTGGCCTCGGCGACGGTCGGGCCGAGGCCGGTGGGGGAGGGGTGCTGCGGGGACGGCGCCAGCAGCTCCCGCGCCGTACGGACCAGGCGCAGCCGGTCGTCGTCGCCCCACACCAGGGCCTGTTCGCGCAGCGTGCCGAGCGCGCCGGGCAGCGCGGCCGCGATGGCGGCGCCCGCGTCGTCGCGCTGCTCGCCGTCGTCCTGCCCGTCGCCGGTCAGCAGTCCGAGCAGCGTCCCGTACGGGGCGGGGTCGGGGGCCACGGCCAGTGCCTCGGCGGTCTGGAGGGCGAACCGGTCCAGATGCTCCACGGCCCGGACCACGGAGGCGCGGGTGGCCGCGCGGGTTGCGAGCTGGGTGATGTCGCCCGGCACGGGGGAGAGGAGATCGGGCCGCGCCCGCAGCAGCCCGGCCAGTGACTCGTCGTCCCGGGCGCGCAGCGCCTCGGCGAGCGTCCGCGGTGGTGTGGTCGTCCCCATCCGCCCCACGGTAGTCGCTCCGGACAGCCCCGAGGGCGCTACCGTCGGTGCAGGCCGGCAGTGCGGAACCGAGGGGAAGCATCGGGTGGGGATCGAGAGCGAGCGGCTGGTCCACGACTATCTGAGCCGGGTCGGGGACCTCGCCCTGCAGCAACAGCTGTCCTCGGGCGACCGGATGAGGCTCGTGGCGGACCTCCGCGCCGAGATCGACCGGCAGCGCAGCGCCCAGGCGGCGCACACACCGGGCCAGGTACGGCGCATCATCGGCACGCTCGGCACGCCCGACGAACTGGTCGCGGAGGCGGCGCGCGCGGGCATACGGAACGCGCCGGAGGCGCCGGAGGGGCCGGGTGCCCCGGACATCCCCGCACCGCGCGCCGAGGGCGGCCCGCACCGGGCGGGCACGGACGAATTGGGCCCGGATGGCGGCGGGCCGGACTGGTGGCGTGTCGAGCCGGGCTCGTTCGGCGAGACGGCCTCCTTCGGTGAACCCGGCCCCTTCGGCGAGACGGGCCCCGGCGCGTTCGGTGAGTTCGGCCCCGGTACGGAGGTGGGGGGCTTCCGGGGCGGCGTGGAGATCCCGGAGCTGCTGCGCCCGCCGAAGGAGGAGCCGGAGCCGGAGGAGCCGGACGAGGGGGACGAGGGGCCGGACCCGGACGAGGCCGGGGACGGGGGCGCGGTCGCGGGAGGGGCTTCCGCGCAGAAGCCGCGCCGCCGTCTGCCGAAGCTCCGCCGCAACCGCCCCGCGCCCGAGGCCGCGGCGGCTCCGGTGGCCGCGCGCCGGGGCTTCGGCCACCCGGTGCTGCTGCTGGCGGCGGCGCTGCTCGTGGTGGGCGCGGTGATGGGCTCGCTGCTGGCCCTGGCGGGCGGCTGGCTGCTGGCGTACAGCTCCCGCAAGCTGTCGCGCGCGGAGGCGAAGTGGGCGGCGCTGGGCCTGCCCGGCGTGGTCGGGGCGTCGGCCCTGGTCTGGCTGTGGGGCCGCATGGACGGCCGCTGGGGCGACCCCATCGCGGAGAACGGCATGAAGGACGCCCTGGCAGACACCTGGCCGCTGACGGTACGCACGGCGGCGGTTGCCTCGGCGGTGTTCCTGCTCTGGCGGGCGCGGCGGAAGTAGGCGGGCGGAGAACGGGGGAGCGGGGGACGGTGGGGCGGGAGCGGTGGGCCGGGGGCGGAGGGCCGGGGGCCGGGGACGCCACAATGGTGGGCATGACCCCTCCCATAACCCCTTCCCTGACGGTCGGCTTCGACCTGGACATGACCCTCATCGACTCGCGCCCCGGCATCAGGGCCGCGTTCCTGGTGCTCGCCGCCGAGACCGGCGCCACGATCGACGTCGACCTGGTGGTGAGCCGCCTGGGCCCGCCGCTGGAGCAGGAGATCGCGCACTGGTTCCCGGCCGACCAGGTGTCCGCGATCGCGGACCGGTACCGGGAGATCTACCCCTCGTACGCGATCACCCCGGCGCTCGCCATGCCGGGCGCGCGGGAGTCG comes from the Streptomyces sp. NBC_00525 genome and includes:
- a CDS encoding helicase C-terminal domain-containing protein, translating into MGTTTPPRTLAEALRARDDESLAGLLRARPDLLSPVPGDITQLATRAATRASVVRAVEHLDRFALQTAEALAVAPDPAPYGTLLGLLTGDGQDDGEQRDDAGAAIAAALPGALGTLREQALVWGDDDRLRLVRTARELLAPSPQHPSPTGLGPTVAEATAGMSPGRLQEILAAAGLPATHDPVSAVTALTSLFTDRARMGELLDTAPMEALAVLDRLVWGPPYGEVTPNPTPPVRWLRDRGLLLPVSTRTVVLPREAALHLRAGRAHRVPEPGPPAVTAVAERDPQAVDSAAAGQAFLAVSTVEELLKLWNGGGPPVLRAGGLSVRELRRTAAALDVSEPLAAFWAELAYGAGLLASDGEADERYAPTPASDEWLDLPAQERWTALATAWLAATRTAGLVGGQDAKGRALSALGPDLDRSAAPEVRGRVLALLDALPDGTAPDPESVLARLRWERPLRGAAAGDGMDLRSRIALWTLNDAEVLGITGRGALASHTRALLTAGPAKAAALLAPLLPEPLDHVLLQADLTAVAPGPLERPLADLLGTLADVESKGGATVYRFTPGSVRRALDAGKTAGDLHAFLATHSRTPVPQPLSYLIDDVARRHGRLRIGAASSYVRCDDETVLGEILADKRAAALRLRRIAPTVLAAAADPASLLDGLREMGYAPAAESADGDVLITRAGARRTPPRSAPAPVPEGPPVPDATLLGAAVRAIRAGDTAATVAHVRKESDAPEAPPGALPRTTPAETLVTVQAAAMTGSAVWIGYVNAEGAASQRVIAPVRVEGGFVTAYDHTADELRTYPLHRITGVAELAE